The following proteins are co-located in the Pomacea canaliculata isolate SZHN2017 linkage group LG10, ASM307304v1, whole genome shotgun sequence genome:
- the LOC112574419 gene encoding uncharacterized protein LOC112574419: MRSLARLVVCVILASSTTLGDDPCANMTVGAVKNGTAIPKIPMNAFSTDIRVIILNKNMTIDAKEYADEAMKAGALVMYFNGSRTTLILDYKNNQVYTFGSQAGTSDKNNDLCTATNMTADIDTQLFGGSNSSSGASMPHMFSTSRILQLANNSVMIGRQTLDSGIPADHWSACMHWSQMNSTFRVDYYFTVANYTSPSGPQPVPAQAEVQGITTHPNGTVTKFHHIYQYVNFRPYIDDPENMLNTPPGVFCLQRSSPVKVPNLKNSFYYQEEIIDPNLSDTSELSIWYNYDMQLLRYDSRQAPITTSTTLSGLGPTPSSMTSVQGCNMPLIRAIKSAA; the protein is encoded by the exons ATG AGGTCACTTGCCCGCCTCGTGGTCTGCGTGATTCTGGCATCCTCCACAACTCTGGGGGATGATCCGTGTGCTAACATGACTGTTGGCGCCGTTAAAAACG GCACCGCTATCCCGAAAATCCCTATGAACGCTTTCTCAACTGACATCAGGGTCATCATCCTCAACAAGAACATGACGATCGATGCTAAAGAATACGCCGACGAAGCGATGAAGGCTGGTGCTCTTGTCATGTACTTCAATGGCTCGAGGACCACCCTGATCCTTGACTACAAAAATAACCAAGTCTACACCTTCGGCAGTCAGGCGGGAACGAGTGACAAGAACA ATGACTTGTGCACAGCAACGAACATGACCGCGGACATCGACACACAGCTGTTCGGAGGGTCCAACTCCAGCTCTGGGGCCTCCATGCCTCACATGTTCTCTACATCAAGAATCCTACAACTAGCAAATAACTCG GTTATGATAGGACGACAAACCCTGGATAGCGGGATTCCTGCTGACCACTGGTCAGCCTGTATGCACTGGAGTCAGATGAACTCAACGTTTCGTGTTGACTATTACTTCACAG TTGCCAACTACACTTCTCCCAGCGGACCTCAGCCTGTCCCAGCACAAGCTGAAGTTCAGGGTATAACCACCCACCCGAATGGCACCGTGACCAAATTCCATCACATCTATCAGTATGTGAACTTTCGACCTTACATTGACGACCCCGAGAACATGCTAAAC ACACCACCCGGAGTGTTCTGCTTGCAACGGTCCAGCCCAGTCAAGGTACCCAACCTTAAAAACAGCTTTTATTACCAGGAGGAGATAATCGACCCCAATCTGTCAGACACTTCAGAATTGTCC ATCTGGTACAACTACGATATGCAACTCTTGAGGTATGACTCGCGTCAAGCGCCTATCACCACATCGACGACACTCAGCGGACTGGGCCCTACACCGTCATCCATGACTTCAGTACAG GGGTGCAATATGCCATTGATCAGAGCAATCAAGTCTGCAGCATAG